TCATTTTAGAGAAGCATAACATCATGAGGTTCTATACAGGCAAGATCTAGGCTTGTGTCCTTGAACCTTGCATTCCCTCTCAAGAGCCAACCAATAATTGAATGATCCtataaaaaacacagaaacacagagaatgGTAGCAGAAAGCGGACACTTACCAaacctattttctctttttctaagcaTGGAATAAGAATAACTTACCTTCCTCCCTTGGAGTTAGGAGTTCTTATGTAGAAAGGTAGGCAGAGTGATCTTCAAGAGAGTTTGGAAGGGGTAGTGATAAATCAGTTTAAAGAGAGCACCCACTGATTCTTAGATAACTTATTCTACTTTCCTTCTCACTCTTTTGCATTGACCATGGCTTAGAATATATTTGAGGAAAAGCATACTGTCCATAAGGTATTATTGCCCTTTAAAGCTGATGGGGGGTACTATGGGATGGTATTCAGTGAGAGCAGGACAGAGTCTCTACCGAATTTTCTctgacaaaacaaaaactgaatgaCTTCCAAGGCTTCTCTAGCTCTAAGCATTCCACAATTCTTTGGAAAGCTGGAATCTAAAATTGccttaaaattaaaagataagaaCAGTTAGGGTGTACAGTCTTTACCATATTTATATAGAATCATCAGTCTTCAGTGTGATACTGTGCTTGAACCAACAGAAGGACTGATGAAACAGAAGACAAAGTCCAGGTctggcgccatggctcacacctgtaatcccagcacttcgggaggccgaggtggccagatcacttgaggccaggagtttgagaccagtctggccaacatggtgaaaccccatctctcctaaaaatacaaaaattagccaggcgtggtggcaggtgcctgtaatcccagctactcgggagaccggaggcatgagaatcgcttgaactcaggaggcgaaggttgcagctGAGGTCATGGCACTGTACTCCAccatgggcgacagagtaagactctgtctaaataaataaataaattaataaatacataaataaaataataaaatacaacctAAAACCTAGCAATCTCAGCCCTGGAATTCTATTCAATTGCACCATGTTCAGCAGTGGTAACTGGAAACATCAATGCTTATCAATAAGAAATGGATGAATAACTTATGCTACTCCATGTGAAGGATTTCTTTTTTCATGACAGGGTTTTAGAAAAGTTTGGTTAAGAGAAAAGCAACATGCAGAAGTGTATATAACATCGttgtaaaaaatttttattatttttgttttgagactgggtctcattctgtcacctaggcttgagtgcagtggcacaatctctgctcactgcagcctctacctcccaggttccagtcatcttcccaccccagcctcccaagtagctgggactataagtgcgtGCCACTgggccttgctaattttttgtattttttgtcaagatgggatttcaccatgttgcccaggctggtcttgaactcctgagctcaagtaatctgcccatctggcttcctaaagtgctgggattacaggtgtgagccactgcgtccaggctttttttaaattaataaccctaatcaaaagacaaaacaattatgcatacaaggccaggcacagtgaccgtaatcccaacactttgggaggtcgatgatcacttgaggccatttctagaccagcttggacaacatggtgtgactgtctctacaaaaaataaaaacaaaaagcccggcgtggtggtgcgtgcatgcaatcccagctactccggatgcTGAGGCTGCaggatagcctgagcccaggagttggaggttacagtgggctgtgattatgccactgcagtgcagtctgggcaacagactgagacccagtctcaaaagataacgtgtttttgttttttttgttttttttttttaaaaaaaaaaacaaaaccacaagtaTGCATGTATATAGATAGGTGTATGTAAAATACTTAGTTCAAAGAAAAACATGTATATTTCTCACAAAAATAGgtgagaatttttgttttaaaggataAACCTAGGTAGCTACATATTAGTTTGAGGAAGGGGGAACAGGGATGTGATGTGCCTGTATCCCTGACTTTAGACGATGGAAGGAGCTAAGCAAAACAATTGAAAAAAGACCGTTTGAAAAATACAACTGATTATTAACTGATATGCACACAcgcaaaaataaacttttagaatTGAACTGCACTAAGTAAAAGTGAGTAAACTTGGCTCATCATATACTCTTGTCAGATGTAAACAAAAAAGTCCAATTATTAAAATCTGACCCCCAGAATTAAAATTGCAAAAGCTTAACGGGGCAGTTCTGAGAAAAGGATCTTCAGTTTTGAATGTGTGGGCTCCACCAGGGTTGAAAATCCTGCACGATTGATGAAACACGATCCAGTTAAGCAcagtaattttcaaatattatccAATCAGGGCGCTTCCgtttctaaaaacagaaaaaccgaGCAACGGATTTTGGGTTGCAGCTCTAAAACTCCAACAAACTAAGCTCCTTTGTCCTGACGAGGGCCTAAACCAAGTCGACAGCCCGTGAGTGCACCCATGGTAAGGCGCTGCACAAAGAAAGAGCATTTTGCGTTTCAAAGCTTTGTCATGATGGCGCTGCAGAAAGCGAGCGAGCTAGGCCTACCTGGCGGGGCTTTCAGAGGACGCCAACGTGGGCGCCAGCCACGCCAGCAGGGTCACCGTCATTCCCAAGGACAGACAGCTCGCTAGCCACTCCTGTGGAGAGGGCGTGGTTAAGCCATGAATTTTGCCAACTATCCCAGAAGCATTTCTCAGGACCACCCAATTTCGGAAAAGGCTACTTTAGCAATATTGACCCCAAAACGCAATATCCCCACTTTAACCTTGTATAATAAAAAGCCTCAAGCCTGGGACTGGGCTTCAACCTTGGTTCAATACGGTTATGACTAATTAGCTTGGGGTCATGAGACGCGGGACTTCCGGCTACCAAAACCCAGGTGACTTTAAAACTCGATTTTCTTAACTCGGTGCATTTGAATTCACCTTGCTATCTTTGATAGATTGAGTAGTAAATTCTTAATAGATGAGGCTATGTTAAAGTTGTATCGActctccaagtgattctaataTAATTGAGGGCGTGTTGCATTTGCTTGGGGGATTTCATCTGCGTACTACAGCTCTTTTCCTGAAATGCGTAGGTGGCTCTTAAAAGAGCCGTTGGGTTACTAGAAGAAACTTCTAACTGAATTTACTTTTTCTTGGGTGCCGCTTTCTTGGGTTTGGCAGTCTTTGGCTTCGTCACCTTAGCCTTGGCCGCCTTGGGTTTTACAGCCTTAGCTTTAGCAGGGCTTTTAGCTACTTTCTTGGgctttacagttttgggtttttttggattCTTGGAGGATTTCCTTGTTGCCGCAGGCTTTTTAGCCTTTTTCGGAGTCTTGACGCTCTTTTTGCTAGCCCCCGTGGCCTTTTTGGGCTTTTTAGATGCACCCGTTGCCTTAGTTTTTGTAGCCACCTTTGAGGCGCCGGGCTTGGTTTCCACGGAGGACGCCTTCTTGTTGAGCTTGAAGGAACCCGAGGCTCCGGTGCCCTTTGTCTGCACCAACGTTCCCTTGCTTACCAGGCTCTTAATGCCCAGCTTAATGCGGCTGTTGTTCTTCTCCACGTCGTAGCCTGCGGCCGCCAGCGCCTTTTTAAGAGCTGCCAACGACACACCACCACGCTCCTTAGAGGAGGAAGCAGCCTGCACGATCAGCTCTGACACGGAAGGGCCAGCGGGTTTTTTCTTGGAGGCTGCTGCAGCCTTAGCAGGTTTCTTTGCCTTCTTGCCAGCTAAAGGTTTCTCAGGAGCAGCAGAAGCGGCGGGAGCGGGAGGCACCGTTTCAGACATGGTGACTAACACAGCACACCAAGTAAAGTGGTATAAACCTGACGAAGCAGGATGAGAAAAAAAGGCCCCAACGCAGCCTACTTATAGGGTGGGACTGCGCCGTGATTGGTGCCCGTCAGTGCCCGCCCCTCGCGCCCTAGCGCCCCCTGCGCGCTGCCGAGGGTTTCGCCCAGTCTCAGAAGGCAGCTGGGGGCCTCTAGGGCCTATGGTCCTGCTCCCCTCAACGCaagcaaacacacagaaaaagccGCTCTGGTTGCCTCATTGTGAAGGAAATTGTAGGCCGACTGCCGCCCAGTAACATCAGAGGGTACCGCTTCTCTCTCAAAAAGCAGCTCTTTTTTAGGGAGTAGGTTGAGAGGGGGCGGTTTACAAATGCAGTGCCACAAGCATCCGAGGAGTTTTGTTAGAAATTTTTAGAGGTCCGTTGCCAGAGATGTTAGTTTTTAATTTGCAAGAAATGTAAAATACAGTGTTTTGAATAGTTgcggagggaggagagaaaagtGCGCGTTTTAGGCTGTGTTAGGGCCAGTTGTCATCAACTCTATTACATTTTCCGGCAATGTTTTAGAGCGATGTGTCTCGCGAATACCTTTCACGTCAAAGAAGAATGAATCGTAGACAACACCAGAATTCACAAACGCTGCAATTAATACTCAAACTGCAAGTGTGGAAACGTTTCTGCACTTGCAACTTATTTCCACAGTCCAATGTGGGATGCACTTCAGGAATTTCCAATGCCCTTTTCATCCATACAACATGCTCCAAATGGGTATTAAGGTTTACAACCTGTGTTCCATGTCAGCACACGCAATCAGCGCACCATGACATGGTCaactcattcttttattcaacaaatatttatgggccTCACAAGCCTGCGAAAGGCGTTAAATGCTGGGTCCACGAAACCGGTTCCCTGACAGGCATTCTGCTGGGGAGTTAAGTCCACTTAGTGTGAAAGCAAACATGGGTGATAAGTGCAAGCACACCCTGGGGATAAGATTTTATGGTAACATCCTTTAACTTGTTTGTGGCTGTTAAGTGCATTTCAAAGTATCAATAAGCTAAAACGATCTCACATTGCCAATCAGAGACTCAGCTAACGGGAGAATAAAAAACTATTAAATCGACATCCACTTCTACAATCCTATTCTGGATAACCCCCTAGCACAGCACAGCAGAGAGTGAGGTAATGCGGTCTTATTTCCGCTCCTGCTGTGGTAGTTTTCGAATAAGTCCGAACCATGCTAAGTAACCTGagcttttcccctttttcttcaaACAACGTGCCAACCAAATAATGGAGTGGTCTCAGATAAGTATTGTACCCATCTTCTGCACCAGTGCTTCCTACGTCCCATTTTATTGAGAAGGCATGCATTCAAATATTTCAcgtaatttctaaaaatttggaaaataacgGTTGGAAACTCTACATCTTGGTTTGACGGCTAGTCAGTTATGAAACACAGGTATACAAAATTGGAAGGTTTTTGTAAGTAAACCCTTTGTGAAAGATATAAACCTTTCTTAGTGTAATAAGCGAGGTATCTGAAAAAACGCAacttttgaaaaggaaatactcCGAATTATCTGATTCAGGAGTTTCCACTTTAAATAATGGGTTCTGCCTCCCTTGTTTCTATTGGGTTAAACTGGTTTCAAATAAAATGGGAACGCTCCATGCAAATGAAGGATGATAGATCTGCTTTCTAAATGGCTGTTCAAGAAAATAGCCTAAACCAATCAAAAGATAGAATGTGGCCTGTCTCCTGTGAATTTAAAAAGGTCACAATCCACTTTTCAgtgttttgagattttaaaaatgattgcaTTAGCTCTTGGCAATGCTAAATTATGTTCCTTGCGAACCACTATCCAGTTTCTCTTGGGCCAAGTCCACCTCCTGCTCCGCAAGAGGAACAACTCCCAGCTGGTGGTACCTGGCGGCAGTGCTGGAGAAACGCCATTTTGTGACTGGCAGAGTACACCTAGGCTTTAGAAAACAAAAGCTGCAGAACCCTGCAAGTTTAGGATTCAAAGAGCATAATCAAGAGAAAGACGTCTCATAGAAAATGTTTCTGAGTAATAGTGTAATCCTACTATGTTTGAGATGCTTTGTAGATTGCAATAACACTCCTAAGCCAATTAAAGCATTACAAAGGAATCCAATTCTTGTGAAAGGTTTCAGAAATTCCCGTAAAGGGTACATTTCCGGAGAGGAGGTGAGCagtattccctcttttttttttttttttccctaaagagCTGAAGGTTATACGGAATTGGGGAATTATAATACCTTTGGAATCAATGCCTTGTTTTATGGAAAATAAACACAGCCTTCAGGTTATGAAAACCGGATGTAGAAGAgaacaagtttaaaaaattaaagtccaAGCCGGCGCAGTGGGgctcccctgtaatcccagctactctggatgctgaggcgggaagatcctttgagcccaaGTTTAAGCCCGGCTTGGGGAACAAagcaaaagtgaaataaaataataatagtaataaaataccACTTAAATAATCATCTGTAGAGTTGGAATAGAATATAGTAGCCGGTGAAACTGCACGATTGTTGCTGGTTTAAAGATAGACCAATCAGAGCGTGTAACGTCATATTTAGCGTCTTATATCATCCAATCACTGCACTTTACATACTATAAATAGAGCAGCTGATGGGCGTATTTGCGCTAGTGTTGGGTATCCCGCTGTGCTGTTTTGCTGTCATGGCTCGCACTAAGCAAACTGCTCGGAAGTCTACTGGTGGCAAGGCGCCACGCAAACAGTTGGCCACTAAGGCAGCCCGCAAAAGCGCTCCGGCCACCGGCGGCGTGAAAAAGCCCCACCGCTACCGGCCCGGCACCGTGGCTCTGCGCGAGATCCGCCGTTATCAGAAGTCCACTGAACTGCTCATTCGTAAACTACCTTTCCAGCGCCTGGTGCGCGAGATTGCGCAGGACTTTAAAACAGACCTGCGTTTCCAGAGCTCCGCTGTGATGGCTCTGCAGGAAGCGTGCGAGGCCTACTTGGTAGGGCTATTTGAGGACACTAACCTGTGCGCCATCCACGCCAAGCGCGTCACTATCATGCCCAAGGACATCCAGCTCGCCCGCCGCATCCGCGGAGAGCGGGCGTGATTACTCTCGTCTCTGACGGTCCAAGCAAAGGCTCTTTTCAGAGCCACCACCTTTTCAAGTAAAGTAGCTGTAAGAAACCAATTTAAGACAAAGGGGAATGCATTGGGAGCACTTTTCGTTTTAACGCCACTGAAGGCTTCAAAACCATTCGATTTCGGCCGgtcgcggtgactcacgcctgttattcaagcactttgagaggctgaggcgggcggatcaccagaaaTCAGGAGTTcgggatcagcctggccaatatggccgaaccccgtctctacgaaaaatacaaaaacacgcCGGGCGCGATGGcgagcgcttgtaatcccagctacactctggaggctgaggcaggagaaacacttgaacctgagaggcagaggtttcagtgaatcGAGATGGCTCTaatgtactccagtctgggcgacagagacattcggtttaaaaaaaaagttcgaCTTAAAATAAATCTGGAGTCAGAATGGGTTTACATCTGATTCTTAACCCAGTTCCTCAAAGCCTGTAGCtctgttaagaaaataaaggccATTGGTCAAGCCTGCTTGGTcccacccccatctccccaccctcccccaatCGCTGCTCCCGCCATTTCCTGGGGCTTGGAGGAGGGGTTAAGGGAGGGGACTGTAGGCGTCACATTTCCCGCCTGCGCGCTTTTCAGTCTCTGTGTCCgctggaggtgggggcaggggtaaCGTAGATATATAAAGATCGGTTCCCCTATTCTCTCACTTGCTCTCTTGGTTCACTTCTTGGGAAGTCATGTCTGGACGTGGTAAGGGCGGGAAGGGTTTGGGTAAGGGGGGTGCCAAGCGCCACCGCAAGGTGTTGCGTGACAACATCCAGGGCATCACCAAGCCGGCCATCCGGCGTCTGGCCCGGCGTGGCGGTGTGAAGCGGATCTCTGGTCTGATCTACGAGGAGACTCGCGGGGTGCTCAAGGTGTTTTTGGAGAACGTGATCCGTGACGCTGTCACCTATACGGAGCACGCCAAGCGCAAGACGGTCACTGCCATGGACGTGGTCTACGCGCTCAAGCGCCAGGGACGCACCCTTTATGGCTTTGGCGGTTAAGGTTGCTGATTTCTCCACAGCTTGCATTTGTGAACCAAAGGCCCTTTTCAGGGCCGCCCAACTAAACAAAAGAAGAGCTGTATCCATTAAGTCAAGAAGCTCAATG
This DNA window, taken from Pan paniscus chromosome 5, NHGRI_mPanPan1-v2.0_pri, whole genome shotgun sequence, encodes the following:
- the H1-1 gene encoding histone H1.1 translates to MSETVPPAPAASAAPEKPLAGKKAKKPAKAAAASKKKPAGPSVSELIVQAASSSKERGGVSLAALKKALAAAGYDVEKNNSRIKLGIKSLVSKGTLVQTKGTGASGSFKLNKKASSVETKPGASKVATKTKATGASKKPKKATGASKKSVKTPKKAKKPAATRKSSKNPKKPKTVKPKKVAKSPAKAKAVKPKAAKAKVTKPKTAKPKKAAPKKK
- the LOC103784504 gene encoding histone H3.1-like, producing the protein MGVFALVLGIPLCCFAVMARTKQTARKSTGGKAPRKQLATKAARKSAPATGGVKKPHRYRPGTVALREIRRYQKSTELLIRKLPFQRLVREIAQDFKTDLRFQSSAVMALQEACEAYLVGLFEDTNLCAIHAKRVTIMPKDIQLARRIRGERA